GAATTGATTCTGACGGGCACGGCCTCGAAGTGCCTCCCCCCCGCGGTAAAcaacatccccccccccccctcctccccttcCCCTACTCCACCCATTTCCCACAGTTACAACAATGACCACACGCGCGCAcgccaccacacacacactcttttcGGCGCACTGCGCGCGTCCCTCTGTGTCACCTAGAAGAGTTTCTGAACGGGGAGGggtgtgcagaaaaggaaaagcaaaaaaaaaaaaaggtgacaaCGAAACCTGGTTAGATAACACTTACCGCAATCACGGTACCGAAGTGTGATTCACTCTCGTTATTGCTCAGCACACCCCCGATGTTGTAGTAGGAAGGACTTTCGCTGCCGGTGGGTTTCTGGGCGAGCAGAGCCTGCGGTATCATCAGGCTCAGCAGCAAACAGGACGCGGGCAGCATTCGTGTTAACTTCATTTTACAGGCGTACGACCTAAGCGGGCctcttttcgcttttcactGCATAGCACTTTCCGTCCactgcacgcacgcacgcacgcaagcacacacactcacacacgcgccCGACAAGGGATGTCCTTTTTCGCGAGAGGTCGTTCGTGGTGTGGTTTCCCTTTTCGTGCTGGTTCTGCTCGGGGCAGGAAACTTCGTCCCCGTTTTTCGctgtacacacacaacactgtCGTCCCGTCACTACGGGGTAGCACGCCTAATTCTTGCGCAATTCCTTCAGTCCATGCTGCTGGGTCGGAGTGTGTGAAAATGCTGAATTTTGCCACATTTTTTCCACTGAGCGTACCACTAGGCGCTGGTGAGCGAGGAAAAAACGGCCACTCCGCTGGCTGTCAAACGGTGTAAGGGATTCCAGTACATGCCCTCCTTTTTGCCAACAGTAACACAAGCGTGTTAGGGCGTTAAAGATCCCATCCCTGTCGAACGGACTGCGCATGACGGGCGGACATCCTAACAACAGCTGATTGATGAAGGACGCGAATACCAAACCCACcagcgagagcgagagcgagggAGCGAGAGCGAGTCCTTACGCGGAATGCGTGAAATGCTCCCGTAGCAGTGAGAGGACACGACGGGCACAACTTATTTACATTCCGATGATGCTATAAAGCTTTTATTACCGGAACTGGTGGGTTTACGGCGTTTTGGGCAGTTTCCAGTTAACCTGCACAGATTGACCGTTAAACTGATGCTGACGTGAAAGGGGACACGATTATCAGTACGATTCTTTGAGTTTGTAAACGATCGCCTTTGTTCTGTGTTTGTTACTTACCTAATGAGTAGCTTTAAAGTTGAGTAAGTCCACTAGTTCGAACTAACGAAGATCACTTGATCATACGTTGTTGTGGAGAGCATGCGAGTAAACATTCCTGTGGCTGTGCTTCCATTCCTCATTCCTCCATTCCAGACAGGATTCCAGCTTTTTGGATCTCTATATAAGCCCAAGAGTTCTACGCTAGACTTTCTTATGATCTGAATCTAGTTCCTTCCTTTGTGTCGATTGTACATCTGCATGTCCTATCTCGTCCTCTACGCGATATATCTCCGCTGTAGAACGACTCTTTTTGTAGAACGTTTTTTGAGGAACCTACATAACTCTTCCACACACCTGTCCACACCTGtcacgacgaacgaagctagggctatatagaacttatgtagttccagtactcacttatacctctgagacatggacttcgTCCAAAACCCTCTTAGGCGCGATCgaaaggaagatgctcagaagcaTTTTTGGAATCCTTCCCCCGTATGCGTGACTCGCCAGGCtctggtgggctggtcacgtcatgagaatgacaccgaacggtCCAGCACTtcaagtccttttaggtcgtccacatggacagaagaGGTGTGGTAGGTCAAAATTCAGATGGATGGTGATGGCGCTCCACCGGATAGGCTTGAATAATGGACGACggtgctcgaccgtgagcggttcagaggactcctgcagcaggacAAGCAGAGCGTTAATTCTACACAAATAATACATAGTTAAAAACCCCAAGTTCGTAACCGACTGACATAAAAACATGCAATCGAACGGCAACAGCAGAATTCTGTTCCAGGTGTAGGCGCACTCCAGTTAATTATGGGACTGCCGTGATTGCCTCCCCCCATACCCAACCACTTCTTCTGGCTCCGAAAAGACTGTGACCGTATCTATCTATCAGCTAGATACGTCTGTCCCGAACAGTGGGACTGCGGCGTCACGGCACCCCCTCCCGCACATGTACCTCAGGGCCATACCTTCCAAACAGACCCGATGATGATAACGCGTTATCGCCCATCACGAGAGTCTTTAGTTTATCAAGCCCGGGCCGAGACATCGCCGAGGCATTTCTTCGCAAGCCTGACCAGTTTCGTGCGTTCCGCCCAAACCATTGTGTGCATCAAAACATTGTCGGTGGTTAAACACCTGATCCGGGGTCAGGATGCTTAATACGTTTTCCGTGCTTTCGCCACACCTTAAGTTTAAGTACAAGTTCGTTACGATCGACAATTTGGCGTTTAAGTTCCATTATCGGGCCACTTTTATTATGCTGCTAGTGTGTACCCTGCTAGTGACATCCAGGTGCGATCCACTCGACCACCAGGGTCGTTGCAAGTGTTTGTGTCCGTTTCCATGTTTCAACGCTCTTCTCTTTGTTCTCCCATCCTTCAGACAGTACATTGGAGAGCACATCCGGTGTATTACGGGTGGCTCTATACCGGAGCATGTCATCAACACGTTCTGCTTCTTCACCACCACGTTCACCGTCATACGACACTACAACGAATCGATGCTGCAGGATGGAGTGCTGCCACATCCGGGCGTCGGACCGATGTACACCGAAGATCCGGTGAAGCACCATGCCTACTACCAGTGGGTTCCGTTCATTCTATTCCTGCAGGCACTAACGTTCTATGCCCCACATATGCTGTGGCGTATGAACGAAGGTATGTGACATGGGTCGAGTTTCGTCACCCTGCAGCAAACCGACCGTCCACCCGCTTCTCAAGCAGAGCCGCACACACGCATGAGTCACGCTGCGCGCGAGCGCGCACACACTCATTTGGCCCGTTTTCTTATCGCGCTCCCTTTTTTGTAGGTGGTCGGTTGAAGAATCTCGTCGATGGCTTACACATGGCGCACCTCAGCGAGCACTATACGGCCAAAGCGAACATTACGATTGGTCCGAAGTATACGCTTCTGTCGCGGGACACCGTCGATGCGAAACTGCAAACGGTCAAGCGCGAGTTTTCTAACCACTTTATGGTCCAGCGGCACTGGGCCTCACGCCACATCTTCTGCGAGGTGCTGAATCTCCTCAACTGCATACTGCAGATCGTGTTTACCAACATCTTTCTCGGCCGCCAATTCTGGAACCTTGGCCCGGCCTTCATACAGGAAGATTTTAAAGGCACGATGGATGTGCTCGATACCGTCTTCCCGAAGGTGACCAAGTGCCACTTCTACAAGTACGGTCCGACTGGATCGATCCAGAAACACGACGCCCTGTGCATAATGGCGCTGAACGTAATTAATGAGAAGATTTTCACCTTCCTGTGGTTTTGGTACGTGGTGCTGTTCTGCGTTTCCGTGCTGGCCATTCTATGGCGCATACTAACATTAACCCTGCACAACAGGTAGGAAGTACGGATAGGATACGAGCAAGGTACGATATTAATGAGCGTCCCGCTTTCCCCCTTTGCTTCAGATCGTTCAAGTTCACGGCACTGATCCTGTCGTTCGCCAGTCCAGGACGGTTAAATCCGCAGGATGTGGAGATTATTACCAAAAGGTTGCGGTTCACCGAATGGCTGTTCCTATACTATCTGGCCAAAAACATGGACGCCCATCTGTTTCGCAAGGTGTTGCGTCAGATAACGGATGAGCTAAGACAACCGGCCGAGGACGAACTGGACGATCAGGGCATCGATATGGTCGATGGTGGACATGACGATAGTGATATAGCGATGGTTAAACTGCGATACGAAGATGACCACAAGAAGGCTTAAACCTGTGGTGCAACTACTGCACCACTATCACTGTGACAAAAGTATTATATTCTTAGCGTTTACTGCAtaccattttcaataaaaaaaatcgatttgaaGCTCAAGAGGGATTTAGATAGTACGACAATGCGAACACTGATGGCACAGATACTGATGGATAATACAACAGACCGCCAGGATCTCCCCTCCCATCTCAGCCTCAATATCAGCTTCAGTATACAGCCAAAACCACTTCACTACAGCATCAATTTAGGGTTCACCAAACTTTCGGCTTAAAGTACATGCTTTCAACCGACCATGCTCCATTCTCTTTTAGAATAACGTTTTAATGTTCAGGGCAGTTTGGCGTTCATCCAGGGAAACACGCCAAAACACCGGCTAACACCTGTgtgaatgaaaacatttacGAACTGTTGAGCGTCACCAAGATTTTTGGAACATGCTCTGAAGGATGTTTAGCCCTGTATGTGTCGAAGGACATTCACTATCGTCCAATAAATTAGGCACCGATGGACATGTAATTAGAATATCACCAAACGACCCTACTCATAAAGTCTTTTCAGCCGCCCACGTTGAAAGGGGCGTGGTAGGTTCTGACTGAGGTGGAGTGACGGCGCCACAAAAACCGCGATAACGAATAGCTTGAGAGTTGCGTTCGACAGTCCCGCGAATTCTTTGTATGGCCGGATTAGTAATTATGGACGTCTAAAAGGCAAGGGAGATCCTCGGATATTCAATTTCTGGATTCTGTTGATCGAGATCATTGCGTAGACACTTCTTGGTGCGATAAACTGAAGCCATATCGAGAACCTCCGTGCAACGCCAATCTTCTCCGGTATCACCGGATGATGTGTTGGGCGAGCTTCAAAATTAACCGCCAAGTTATTGCCTGATGCAAATGAAGTTTTGTGTTACggcaaaataattttaataaacaccTCCACAAATCACATTAGTGATTTAACCACGTGGCTGTACTCAGGACATTATacctcaaacaaacaaaccgcaaATATCCACTACAGGTACACGCAGTACACAACACCCTCTAGCCTTTGTTTAATGGGTAACCGTGAACCTAACCCGGCACCAAAATTGCTCTCCTCATCGTCAAATTGCTGTCGTGTTTAGCGTCTCGTTCAAATTGCTGACTACAGTACAATGACGCGACCGCCCGACAGCCGGCAACCGAGACAATAATAATTACTACCAGCGCATTTTACAACGCTGGAAAACTCTACTCAATGGGAAATATTCCCATGCACAATGAAATTGCCGTATTTCTGTAGTGTACAACAGCACACCTTTTGGTAAAAACGGGGCAAAAACGAAAGATTAATGTTTAGTACCATCGTCATCATATGCTTTCGCTTGTACTAAATGCCATAGAACAGAATTCGTTCGATCAGCGTATTAACAACCGTAGTTCTTTGGTTTTCTGCTGACGATGTACTCGTGCTAAACAACTTCAAAAATTCTACATTCAAGGTCTTTCGCAACGGGTACCTGATATTCCGGTTTTGTTTAAACATGG
This region of Anopheles marshallii chromosome 2, idAnoMarsDA_429_01, whole genome shotgun sequence genomic DNA includes:
- the LOC128707626 gene encoding innexin inx7, with translation MLNTFSVLSPHLKFKYKFVTIDNLAFKFHYRATFIMLLVCTLLVTSRQYIGEHIRCITGGSIPEHVINTFCFFTTTFTVIRHYNESMLQDGVLPHPGVGPMYTEDPVKHHAYYQWVPFILFLQALTFYAPHMLWRMNEGGRLKNLVDGLHMAHLSEHYTAKANITIGPKYTLLSRDTVDAKLQTVKREFSNHFMVQRHWASRHIFCEVLNLLNCILQIVFTNIFLGRQFWNLGPAFIQEDFKGTMDVLDTVFPKVTKCHFYKYGPTGSIQKHDALCIMALNVINEKIFTFLWFWYVVLFCVSVLAILWRILTLTLHNRSFKFTALILSFASPGRLNPQDVEIITKRLRFTEWLFLYYLAKNMDAHLFRKVLRQITDELRQPAEDELDDQGIDMVDGGHDDSDIAMVKLRYEDDHKKA